A genome region from Hevea brasiliensis isolate MT/VB/25A 57/8 chromosome 9, ASM3005281v1, whole genome shotgun sequence includes the following:
- the LOC110660162 gene encoding uncharacterized protein At2g24330 isoform X1, producing MAEDKGIAEGGKNGPRVIDEKKPKGIMSRIWNGIFRFHGDNVEKRLHSISKEEAAVLSRMKRRSLTWRKMTRHLIIFSVIFEVIAVGYAIMTTRSMDLNWKMRAFRVMPMFLLPGISFLAYSAFVSFMTMCDRKDHETLGRLRAERQAKIDELKEKTNYYTTQQLIQRYDPDPAAKAAAATVLASKLGADSGLKVYMGDEAKLNDSTGMSNDVEFVQAGSLRNRKQVHTRSITAGSSPVLHHDEEMLCPAQSEGLQTSEQNQLVVEHHSPHGSAVHDGGWIARLAALLVGEDPTQSYALICGNCHMHNGLARKEDFPYITYYCPHCHALNQPKHSEGCASGINSPSLGNLKGEDNVEVMNNASNSLGENILPGGSSPIRADSEKEQAKA from the exons ATGGCAGAGGACAAAGGCATAGCAGAAGGAGGAAAGAATGGGCCAAGAGTAATTGATGAAAAGAAGCCCAAGGGTATTATGTCTCGTATTTGGAATGGCATTTTTAGATTCCATGGCGACAATGTTGAGAAGAGACTGCACAGCATTTCTAAGGAAGAAGCTGCTGTTTTATCAAGGATGAAAAGGAGATCCCTTACATGGAGGAAGATGACTAGGCATCTCATTATTTTCTCGGTCATTTTTGAG GTAATTGCAGTAGGCTATGCTATTATGACGACAAGATCAATGGATTTGAATTGGAAGATGAGGGCATTTCGGGTCATGCCTATGTTTCTTTTGCCTGGTATATCATTCCTTGCTTATTCAGCATTTGTGAGCTTCATGACTATGT GTGATCGAAAGGATCATGAAACTCTTGGAAGGTTGCGAGCTGAGAGGCAAGCAAAAATTGACGAACTTAAAGAGAAGACAAATTACTACACTACACAACAACTCATTCAG AGATATGATCCAGATCCAGCAGCAAAGGCAGCTGCTGCAACTGTCCTCGCATCTAAGTTGGGTGCAGATTCTGGCTTGAAAGTTTACATGGGAGATGAAGCTAAGCTCAATGATTCAACAGGGATGAGCAATGATGTTGAGTTTGTGCAAGCTGGTAGCCTTAGAAATAGAAAGCAAGTACATACTAGATCCATTACTGCAGGGAGTTCTCCAGTGCTTCATCATGATGAAGAAATGTTATGCCCTGCGCAGAGTGAAGGTCTTCAAACTTCTGAGCAAAATCAGCTTGTTGTTGAGCATCACAGTCCACACGGTTCTGCTGTGCATGATGGGGGATGGATTGCTCGATTAGCAGCATTACTTGTGGGTGAGGATCCTACACAATCTTATGCACTGATATGTGGGAACTGTCACATGCACAATG GACTAGCCAGGAAGGAGGATTTCCCATACATTACTTACTACTGCCCACACTGTCATGCCCTGAATCAGCCAAAACATTCAGAAGGGTGTGCTTCTGGTATTAATTCCCCCAGTTTGGGCAATTTGAAAGGTGAAGACAATGTTGAAGTCATGAACAATGCCAGCAACTCTTTGGGTGAGAACATTCTCCCAGGTGGCAGCA
- the LOC110660162 gene encoding uncharacterized protein At2g24330 isoform X2, producing MAEDKGIAEGGKNGPRVIDEKKPKGIMSRIWNGIFRFHGDNVEKRLHSISKEEAAVLSRMKRRSLTWRKMTRHLIIFSVIFEVIAVGYAIMTTRSMDLNWKMRAFRVMPMFLLPGDRKDHETLGRLRAERQAKIDELKEKTNYYTTQQLIQRYDPDPAAKAAAATVLASKLGADSGLKVYMGDEAKLNDSTGMSNDVEFVQAGSLRNRKQVHTRSITAGSSPVLHHDEEMLCPAQSEGLQTSEQNQLVVEHHSPHGSAVHDGGWIARLAALLVGEDPTQSYALICGNCHMHNGLARKEDFPYITYYCPHCHALNQPKHSEGCASGINSPSLGNLKGEDNVEVMNNASNSLGENILPGGSSPIRADSEKEQAKA from the exons ATGGCAGAGGACAAAGGCATAGCAGAAGGAGGAAAGAATGGGCCAAGAGTAATTGATGAAAAGAAGCCCAAGGGTATTATGTCTCGTATTTGGAATGGCATTTTTAGATTCCATGGCGACAATGTTGAGAAGAGACTGCACAGCATTTCTAAGGAAGAAGCTGCTGTTTTATCAAGGATGAAAAGGAGATCCCTTACATGGAGGAAGATGACTAGGCATCTCATTATTTTCTCGGTCATTTTTGAG GTAATTGCAGTAGGCTATGCTATTATGACGACAAGATCAATGGATTTGAATTGGAAGATGAGGGCATTTCGGGTCATGCCTATGTTTCTTTTGCCTG GTGATCGAAAGGATCATGAAACTCTTGGAAGGTTGCGAGCTGAGAGGCAAGCAAAAATTGACGAACTTAAAGAGAAGACAAATTACTACACTACACAACAACTCATTCAG AGATATGATCCAGATCCAGCAGCAAAGGCAGCTGCTGCAACTGTCCTCGCATCTAAGTTGGGTGCAGATTCTGGCTTGAAAGTTTACATGGGAGATGAAGCTAAGCTCAATGATTCAACAGGGATGAGCAATGATGTTGAGTTTGTGCAAGCTGGTAGCCTTAGAAATAGAAAGCAAGTACATACTAGATCCATTACTGCAGGGAGTTCTCCAGTGCTTCATCATGATGAAGAAATGTTATGCCCTGCGCAGAGTGAAGGTCTTCAAACTTCTGAGCAAAATCAGCTTGTTGTTGAGCATCACAGTCCACACGGTTCTGCTGTGCATGATGGGGGATGGATTGCTCGATTAGCAGCATTACTTGTGGGTGAGGATCCTACACAATCTTATGCACTGATATGTGGGAACTGTCACATGCACAATG GACTAGCCAGGAAGGAGGATTTCCCATACATTACTTACTACTGCCCACACTGTCATGCCCTGAATCAGCCAAAACATTCAGAAGGGTGTGCTTCTGGTATTAATTCCCCCAGTTTGGGCAATTTGAAAGGTGAAGACAATGTTGAAGTCATGAACAATGCCAGCAACTCTTTGGGTGAGAACATTCTCCCAGGTGGCAGCA